In Nyctibius grandis isolate bNycGra1 chromosome 8, bNycGra1.pri, whole genome shotgun sequence, a single window of DNA contains:
- the GADD45A gene encoding growth arrest and DNA damage-inducible protein GADD45 alpha → MTLEELPGDRRAAGRMEQAGDALEEVLSKALSQRSLTLGVYEAAKLLNVDPDNVVLCLLAADEEEAGDAALQIHFTLIQAFCCENDINILRVSNPARLAQLLLPAAGPEPPADLHCVLVTNPHASQWKDPALSQLMCFCRESRYMDQWVPVINLPER, encoded by the exons ATGACTCTGGAGGAGCTGCCTGGGGACCGCCGCGCCGCCGGGAG GATGGAGCAGGCGGGGGACGCGCTGGAGGAGGTGCTGAGCAAGGCGCTGAGCCAGCGGAGCCTCACGCTCGGTGTCTACGAGGCCGCCAAGCTGCTCAACGT GGACCCGGACAACGTGGTGCTGTGCTTGCTGGCGGCTGACGAGGAGGAGGCGGGGGACGCGGCCTTGCAGATCCACTTCACGCTGATCCAGGCTTTCTGCTGCGAGAACGACATCAACATCCTGCGGGTCAGCAACCCGGCGCGGCTGGcgcagctcctgctgcccgccgccggccccgagCCGCCCGCCGACCTCCACTGCGTCCTGGTCACG AACCCCCACGCCTCGCAGTGGAAGGATCCAGCGCTGAGTCAGCTCATGTGCTTCTGCCGGGAGAGTCGCTACATGGATCAGTGGGTGCCGGTGATTAACCTCCCCGAGCGGTGA